The genomic interval aaaaaagggttggaTCAACCGGCCAATTGGTCCGACTAAAgttgtttcctttattttttttcaaaactttttggtTTATAATAATCAATATATCGAGTTGGGGGGGAAAAATGGGGTTAAGAGATTCAAAGAAAGCCAtctaaattgaaaataatatcgGCGTGAATGACTATCTGAAAAGGACTTGAGGGGAAACGCAAGAAAATCAAGTACCCACAAGTCCAAATCTAATTGAACTATTCcaataattcaaaagaaaacgaaaaaaataacttaaagaTGCAAATTAAATTGGTAATTATCCAACCATGCatggtgatttttttattttccctccCTCGTGTATCGAAGTTAGTGGTTCTCGACCGACACAAGAGTGGCTAGCTAGGAGCCAACATTCTTCAAGATAGTCAAACCAAGCATTATTAATGACACAAGCCATCACTTTGTCGTCTTTGAAACATAGAGGCCCACATAAAAGAGTTTGGAGTCAAAAGGGAATGTGCTTACTGTAATGAAGTGGGCGATGAGGGCGTATGCGATTTAACTCAAGCATGAACTCTCTCACCTCAGCCTCAAAGTCAAGCATATCATGTGATTTTTCTTCCTCCCTGATGAGACTAgtgttgatcatcatcatcatcatcatccaaacTCCACCCAAAAACATTGTTGGGGAAATTTCAGTCAGTACTAATTTAGAAGAGTTTTGCTGCCTATGAATTAATGCGTAAAAACATCACTTACTGTAAGACCCATTacaattagagaaaaaaattagaaacaccAATACTTTTTAATGCTAGATGGTGAAGATTCCGTATCAGTAATGTGTTTAGTGTATCAATaaacaattttgtaaataaaaaaatttcttagaaAATTTGGGTCCTCTAAAATGCACAGTAAAGATGCACCGCACCCTTCAGGACAGATCCTATATTACTTGTTTGTTAAAGGCACTTCAAAAAGGATTGCAAATTAAAAAGAGATCAGTCGTTTGGGCAATGGAAAACAGGAAAGTCCATTCAAAGATTGACCCAAGTAAACAGCAGTCCACATATGCTTTGGATTCTACAACAATCAGCCGAAAGGTAAAACACCTCCTGGTTGGTCTGTGCAGACTGGGGCGacttgtcaatatatatatcccaAAGTCAAAAACGTTTATGAGAGTTTTCATATTCACTGCAGTATCACGATTCGATGTTATAATATTCTCAAATTCCAAGCAAAAGTATCCGTacaatacataaataaaaaaggaatgaaaggaaaagacAATGAAGCTAATGTATAACCATTGAGCTAAGCACCTCAAACTTCATGGAAGACGGAGAAGCTTGTTCACAGCTGTGTCTAAAGCATCTACGTTTCTCCTCACGATTTTTCTTCACAGGCGTTAAGGtttcaaaaagaatacaaaGTTGAATAACAATAATAGTAACAAGAAGATAAATTAAGGAATTATATAGCAGGGCAAAATCTCTTAAATGTGGTTAATTCTAAACATGGTGTCTGACAGAAAGGGCTGCAGTGCTGTTTACATAAACCACCATTTGATTACCTCCCCCTCTACAAGAAAAAGGCAGGGGGAGTTGTTGGGTCCTTCAATGAGCAACTTCAAGGTGTAGCGTGGGATCCTAATCTATGCAACATGTATACACAGCAACAAAACAAATGCAAAGGATACAGCTGTGTAGCTAGACTGTCGATGCCCTTCATCTCCTCATTTAATCTGTCAGCATACCCAAATCATTTTAGAATTCCCATGTTTAGCATGCAAAAGTGAAAACACTGATCTAAAAATTTTGTTCCTCTTACAAGTTAGTACTGGGGATATGCTAAAGGTCGCTGAGCTTAACAATATTAACAAGTTCtctttaaaatgaatttttgtatATAACAGTAATTGGGAATAATAAGTAGGAAAAAAACAGTTGTTTCACTATCCTTTTCAAAATAAAGCTGCAATTATGAAGTAATACGAGTAATTTAGTTCCACTGCTCATATCAGGAACTTTCCCAGGTCATTGCAACATTGACTAAGACACGATTTATCACAAGGCAGATAATTGAAAGAATAACCTAAGAGAGCCTCGCATCAACTTCAAGAATGGGCATAAACACTAAAAGATATACTTCCTTCATAAGCATGAGCCTTTCAAAATGGCTATATTTAAGCTGTGATATCTTTTAAATCAAGAGATGGAGAAGGTCAAATACCTGAGACATGAGTTAATGTACCAATTACCCTTTGTTGCAGCATCAAGAACTGCATGGTAAAAGGATAGAAGGAAGGATGCAGCATATGTCAGAAAGACCGTGAAACAGCCAAACACTTGGTGATTTGATATTTCAGTACGCCATCTCAGGCAATCTACAAAGATTCTAAAGACTATTGTGTCTCATATAAAGAACGTACAAGAAAGTTTAAAGTCAACTCGAGAGTCTCTTGTAAGTGCAAccatagatattaaaaaatcctTCCTGACCTACTAGGTGCCATGACATTTTAGTTGATGATCAGAGTTGATAGAAAAGATAGTTGGTCAAGGGCTTTATGTATGACCATACATGTGGTGCTAGTCACATCTAATATTTGCAGCAATTTGTGGATCATCCACCCAGAAATGGTATGGGAAGTAAAGAGAGAAAAGTCTCATTGATAGCCATCTGCTGGAAGGAGTGGGTCTTTTgactcttttcacatttttttaacttgaaTATTTGAGTACAGTATTACACAACAGATCAGACGGTTGGACAAATTAGTCATCAGAAAGGCAATCATGATTTAGCATTATATGCATTCAATTAACTTTTACCAGATTCTTGAAGACGGCCTGCAGCATCACTGAAGCAATGCACGTGGTCAACAGAGCCACTAGTAACCTACAACGTTCACATTGTTCCATCAGATAAAGTGATCATAGAATAAGGGCAATTTTGGCATATGCAACATATGAACTAAGAAAGATTGAAAATCGACTATGTTCCATTGGGTTGCTGAGAAACTTTAAATTAAAGGGTATATACCGCACCCGGACTAGTgaattttatcataatttcttGGACACCAGAAAACAGGGGCTTTTATTCAGCTAAGGCTAATATATCTATAAGGCTCGTCATGGCCATCGGatgggaataaaaaaaaatcaaaatcaaattaacaGAACTCGATCCCACACagctaaaattctcatataatcattttgaaacaAAGGCAAAATGAAAACCCAATCAATACTTATTAGAATCGTAATAAAAGGAACTTCTCCAATTATTTAGAAACCAAGACGGCTTCATGAATTTTCCACATTTTCTCATCAACCAAACAGAAATTAAAGGCAAAAAAAATTCAGAGTAAAAGTTTTAACCTCAGAGAGAGCTAAACGAAGAGAAGCGAAGAGGGAAGTGAAGCTCTCGGCCATGGCCACAGAGTCTCTCTCGACGACCTCGAGGGCTCTGAAGATCTCGGTCTGGTTGAGAGCAGGTACTGGTTCGGCGCGGTCATCCTCAGCAAGATCGGATGCGGTTTGAGGAGACGTGGATGATTGATCGATAGGTGGTTCTGAGATTAGGGTTTCTGAGTAGGCCGAATAACCGTCTCTCTGAGCTTGCCGTCCTTCAGGTCGGTCCTCCATTTCCCGCGGTTTTGATCGGGTGCTCCGCTCCCTACGTTTACCATTCGGTGCAACTGGTTCAAGAACGAAGGCCCTTTCTCATTTTGTTATTGGGCTTGTAAAAGTAATCGGCCCATTCTTTTTAGGCCTAATCATATTAGAAGCGTAAATCATATTTTAGCAGGgataaatgaaaatttaaagacTCGTTaggatattaaaaatatttaatatgttttattatatttaaaaaaatttgaataaaaatattataaaattaagataattttttaaattattattattattaagtttgtagaagttgtaatgataatataaaaaaattaaatatttaaaactaaaaattattttttatttgtgatgtttaagaaaaaaattgtaaaagaaaattcagaagttttgaaaaatttttttttatcaaaatctcattttccaaacatgCCTTAATCACACACATTAGATGTTTTAAAATACAGAATAAGAAGATGGGCGGGAGTCGGGACGGTACTCCGCTGAAGCAGCAATCCTAGAGTAcgttagaagcatgtcatgccatgtcatgcTTGCACATTTCTGCAATGCCTGGAGTGCTTTGAcggatgaaaaattatatacataagcctcacattcctgcacaccacttaaaagtatgtgaatttattcttttaccctcatgtttcaggaaataaaaaatatgaaatatgaggataaaagaataaaatcacatattttttaagtggtgtgcaaaGTGTGAGGCTTACGTGTAGCATAACTCTTGACGGATATATGGTTTTTAACATTCTGATTTTATGACTCAAGAATCTAGGCTTTGCCTTGCTCTTAATTAGTCACTGGATCTGGAAACTAATCGCTGCTTGATTTATGACCTTTCATCCGCCAATTTGGAAGGAGCATAAAACTCCAAGGCTCTATCCATTCCCGCACTACCTTGTGACTCGGTAAGCCTACAAAACCAATTAAGGATATGACTGAGTCACAGAAGTCCAATGTAATTTATCTAACATTAATCAAGTAGTGGAATTAATTTAAAGAAGTCAAGTTTATGCATAACTGCAAGATAGTCATGACATGCAGAAGTTTATCTAGCATTAATCAAGCAGCGGAATATTAATATACCAAGGAAGCATTATAAATGGGAAAAAACATATATACCTCCAGTATCTTATTCAACGCCTTTGATAAAGCTAGCTTAAGGTCACCTGGCTGGGTGTAACTCGATCCCCAAGCTTCTGAAAGTCCTGAATAACGGGTATCGAGAATTGGATGAGAACAATTAGGGTGAATGTTTCTGATGGAAATTGGCTCAGCAAAAGACCTCTAGACAACTATAATATTTAAGGAACACGAGAGTTAAGTGCAAAGTTAACAagttaatggttaaggaagtgactattagttagattgtaaatttttttaagttttttttaataattaagaatgttataaaaaaaatacttaaaaaataaaataataaaaacataaaattttaaatacactatAGAGTATTAAAATGGTGGTAGGGAGTAATAAGACtatcattatcatttataaaaaccGGAAAAAGGGAccgaaaccggtaaaactggaggTACTGGTTGAGGAGGTTAACCAATGCGTAATCAGtttttaaaaatgcaaaatcaatacatatcgattcggtcctaaattttgtctaaaactgaatcggaccggaccggttacacccctagtcatTAACCCTAATTCACTAGTTTTTGTGTTAGATTAGTATCaaatttataagtaattatcaactctaaatttgtttatttggttATGATCAAGCCAAGTTGCGATTGATAGGGTATAAGTTGTAACCTGATTCATCTAAATCAATGGACAGCTTAGTTTGGATTGATAAACACTTTCaatctatctcatttcatcattataattttcacataaaatataataaataattcaattttttcaaactacaaaataataatattattaaaaaataatattttaataatattttattcaactttcaatttttatatcaactcatttcatctcaactcactatttaaatctaatctaaatcccttagttcttaatcattaattttAGATAGAGTTTATTGTTTGTGTCAATATATGTcgaatttatcaaatattatattagctcataagttattctattatcaaacAGGTGTGTAGAGCACACCATCCACATTActtaaaattgtaatatttgatttatataattgattttttttttcaagtcaaaTTATATCAGTAAGtactttactatatatatcattcacatagacttgtaaataaaatttttcttaatccaAGCGATCTAATGGCGTCAACTACGAAAGCATAACTCATGTCCCGTTTG from Juglans regia cultivar Chandler chromosome 2, Walnut 2.0, whole genome shotgun sequence carries:
- the LOC109014935 gene encoding uncharacterized protein LOC109014935, which codes for MEDRPEGRQAQRDGYSAYSETLISEPPIDQSSTSPQTASDLAEDDRAEPVPALNQTEIFRALEVVERDSVAMAESFTSLFASLRLALSEVTSGSVDHVHCFSDAAGRLQESVLDAATKGNWYINSCLRLNEEMKGIDSLATQLKIVRRNVDALDTAVNKLLRLP